One Brachybacterium kimchii genomic window carries:
- a CDS encoding GAP family protein produces the protein MDALTHATGPLGLVVLALVDSTSVGTLVIPAMLLVLGQGGARRVAARTVLYLLVIGVFYLVLGVVLLAGLLPLMHSAQGLLETPAAGVALALIGAGLLAWSFRLDPKSIRKRGGDPEDSARRWSERVRAAAGKPRALVGLALLAGVIEAASMLPYLAAMGIIGQMGLGFASGALVLVGYCAVMIVPGLVLAGVRALAGARADRLLQRLHDWAIRSAAETLSWVVGIVGVILLLRNLGTVLDALGVG, from the coding sequence ATGGATGCTCTGACCCATGCCACGGGCCCGCTCGGACTTGTGGTGCTCGCCCTTGTCGACTCGACGTCCGTGGGGACCCTCGTGATCCCCGCGATGCTGCTCGTCCTCGGCCAGGGCGGCGCACGGCGCGTGGCCGCTCGCACCGTGCTGTACCTCCTGGTCATCGGGGTCTTCTACCTCGTGCTCGGAGTGGTCCTGCTGGCCGGGCTGCTGCCGCTCATGCACTCCGCCCAGGGCCTGCTCGAGACCCCGGCCGCCGGCGTCGCCCTGGCCCTGATCGGCGCCGGGCTGCTCGCCTGGTCGTTCCGTCTCGACCCGAAGTCGATCCGCAAGCGCGGCGGGGATCCCGAGGACTCCGCGCGCCGCTGGTCGGAGCGTGTGCGGGCGGCGGCCGGGAAGCCGCGGGCCCTCGTCGGCCTCGCCCTCCTCGCCGGCGTCATCGAAGCCGCGTCGATGCTCCCGTACCTCGCGGCGATGGGGATCATCGGGCAGATGGGGCTCGGCTTCGCGAGCGGTGCGCTCGTGCTGGTCGGCTACTGCGCCGTAATGATCGTGCCGGGGCTCGTGCTCGCGGGCGTCCGCGCGCTCGCCGGGGCCCGGGCCGACCGCCTGCTCCAGCGCCTGCACGACTGGGCGATCCGCAGCGCCGCCGAGACCCTCTCCTGGGTGGTCGGGATCGTCGGCGTCATCCTCCTGCTGCGGAACCTGGGGACGGTGCTGGACGCGCTCGGCGTCGGGTGA
- a CDS encoding ABC transporter substrate-binding protein, whose amino-acid sequence MRPLVPRRTALAGGAAALAAGLAACAPTGAGKVNAEAVIPPSDGPVTLTYWAWLKDLQKVADKFNASQDRITVNATWIPGGNAGGYAKILSAVAAGGGPDIAQVELRSVPEFALAGALTDLSRYGFADDEKDFDPGAFAQIKVGDSLWAVPQDTGPGAMFFNKDVFEGELGLTPPKTWDEFRTVAEEVTKAGKTLMTLDPGDGSVLPFWAMQKGSVWFEPQDDTWVLNMADDPTMEMADFWDGIFADKLVSTGYGAFSTPWYAAAGKGDVLSYVGGSWGDALIETVPGGKGKWAVADMPRWDDGYASGGLGGSSAAVLSTSEHPAEALEFLRWMCTDPDGIDAMIENSGIGWSPAADYIGKSREKASDFFSGQKYNVDVIEPMAKGQNLDWTWAPLMQRIIDRLGDGMLDVVGGGSTFTKMLPQAQDDIAEIMRKIGLKVEIAK is encoded by the coding sequence ATGAGACCGCTCGTGCCACGCCGCACGGCCCTCGCCGGGGGCGCAGCAGCCCTCGCCGCGGGCCTCGCGGCATGTGCCCCCACCGGCGCAGGGAAGGTGAACGCGGAAGCGGTCATCCCTCCGTCGGACGGGCCCGTCACCCTGACATATTGGGCCTGGCTGAAGGACCTCCAGAAGGTCGCCGACAAGTTCAACGCCTCCCAGGACCGCATCACGGTCAACGCCACCTGGATCCCCGGCGGCAACGCCGGCGGCTACGCCAAGATCCTCAGTGCCGTCGCCGCGGGCGGCGGCCCGGACATCGCCCAGGTCGAGCTGCGCAGCGTCCCCGAGTTCGCCCTCGCCGGCGCGCTCACGGACCTCTCGCGCTACGGCTTCGCCGACGACGAGAAGGACTTCGACCCTGGAGCCTTCGCGCAGATCAAGGTCGGCGACTCGCTGTGGGCCGTCCCGCAGGACACCGGGCCCGGCGCGATGTTCTTTAACAAGGACGTCTTCGAGGGAGAGCTCGGACTGACCCCGCCGAAGACCTGGGACGAGTTCCGCACCGTGGCCGAGGAGGTCACCAAGGCCGGCAAGACCCTGATGACGCTCGACCCCGGCGACGGGTCCGTGCTGCCCTTCTGGGCGATGCAGAAGGGATCCGTCTGGTTCGAGCCCCAGGACGACACCTGGGTGCTGAACATGGCCGACGACCCCACCATGGAGATGGCCGACTTCTGGGACGGCATCTTCGCCGACAAGCTCGTCTCCACCGGCTACGGCGCGTTCTCGACGCCGTGGTACGCCGCGGCGGGCAAGGGCGACGTGCTCTCCTACGTCGGCGGCTCGTGGGGCGACGCCCTCATCGAGACCGTCCCCGGCGGCAAGGGCAAGTGGGCCGTGGCCGACATGCCCCGCTGGGACGACGGGTACGCCTCCGGCGGGCTCGGCGGCTCTTCGGCCGCGGTCCTGTCCACGAGCGAGCACCCGGCCGAGGCCCTCGAGTTCCTGCGCTGGATGTGCACCGACCCCGACGGCATCGACGCGATGATCGAGAACTCGGGCATCGGCTGGTCCCCGGCCGCCGACTACATCGGCAAGTCCCGCGAGAAGGCCAGCGACTTCTTCTCCGGACAGAAGTACAACGTCGACGTCATCGAGCCGATGGCCAAGGGCCAGAACCTCGACTGGACCTGGGCGCCGCTCATGCAGCGGATCATCGACCGCCTCGGCGACGGCATGCTCGACGTCGTCGGCGGCGGCAGCACCTTCACCAAGATGCTCCCGCAGGCCCAGGACGACATCGCCGAGATCATGCGCAAGATCGGCCTGAAGGTGGAGATCGCCAAATGA